Proteins encoded in a region of the Pelobates fuscus isolate aPelFus1 chromosome 11, aPelFus1.pri, whole genome shotgun sequence genome:
- the KASH5 gene encoding protein KASH5 — MDNCPEDLLVHIVNSSPEEQMLDSAFRACDSEGIGKVSVSQIIEYLKRVTDPNCDGERLQSLCNMLDPENEENLIDWDTFRTVMTNWIASCCQEMELCGTKNEETLVKDNCHPSTEKVHVDDAQQEAHGWNFQKSMVENVDLISKIRELDFANKKLIEQKAKLQMSLELADETSSQLTEEISDLKNKLKRKWRRCH; from the exons ATGGACA ATTGTCCTGAGGACTTACTTGTACATATTGTCAATTCATCTCCTGAAGAGCAAATGCTGGACAGCGCATTTCGAGCATGTGACTCAGAAGGGATAG GAAAAGTATCTGTGTCCCAGATAATTGAATACTTGAAAAGGGTGACTGATCCTAACTGCGATGGAGAACGGCTTCAGAGCCTTTGTAACATGCTTGATCCAGAAAATGAGGAGAACTTAATAGATTGGGATACATTCCGCACTGTTATGACCAACTGGATCGCTTCCTGCTGCCAAGAAAT GGAATTATGTGGCACAAAGAATGAAGAAACACTTGTGAAAGACAATTGCCACCCATCGACAG AGAAGGTTCATGTGGATGATGCTCAGCAGGAAGCTCATGGTTGGAATTTCCAGAAGTCCAT GGTAGAAAATGTGGATCTAATCAGCAAAATTAGAGAACTTGATTTTGCCAACAAAAAATTGATTGAACAAAAGGCTAAACTTCAAATGAGCCTAGAACTAGCAGATGAAACCAGCTCCCAACTAACAGAAGAAATCAGTGACCTGAAAAACAAGCTGAAAAG